Proteins encoded by one window of Heliangelus exortis chromosome 5, bHelExo1.hap1, whole genome shotgun sequence:
- the CHAC1 gene encoding glutathione-specific gamma-glutamylcyclotransferase 1 — protein MKRDPQHPEECPGRPEPPLPSPSISTLPAEGAELDLTPPVWIFGYGSLVWRPGFEFTSRKVGFIRGYSRRFWQGDTFHRGNERMPGRVVTLQEDCGACTWGVAYEVCGEQIPASLQYLNMREAVLGGYDTKLVKFHPQEKDAEEPILALVYIATPQNPSYLGPASEEDIAAQIIVSSGCAGHNIEYLLRLADFMRYFCPQAEDKHLFSIEEALISILPCLYYTEEPLEETANVPQDSKS, from the exons ATGAAGCGCGACCCGCAGCACCCCGAGGAGTGCCCGGGTCGGCCGGAGCCACCTCTTCCATCCCCCTCAATCTCCACCTTACCCGCGGAGGGCGCGGAGCTGGATCTGACGCCGCCGGTGTGGATCTTCGGGTACGGGTCGCTGGTGTGGAGACCGGGCTTCGAGTTCACGTCGCGCAAGGTGGGCTTCATCCGCGGCTACAGCCGCCGCTTCTGGCAGGGCGATACCTTCCACCGCGGCAACGAGAGGATG CCCGGGCGGGTGGTGACGCTGCAAGAAGACTGCGGG GCATGCACATGGGGTGTAGCCTATGAAGTCTGTGGGGAGCAAATCCCTGCATCGCTCCAGTACCTCAACATGAgagaagctgtgctgggaggctACGACACCAAGTTGGTGAAGTTCCACCCTCAGGAGAAAGATGCGGAGGAACCCATCCTGGCTCTTGTTTACATTGCAACGCCCCAAAATCCTTCTTACCTCGGCCCGGCATCTGAGGAAGACATTGCAGCTCAAATCATCGTCTCAAGTGGTTGTGCTGGGCATAACATTGAGTACTTGCTGAGGCTGGCAGACTTTATGCGCTACTTTTGTCCTCAGGCAGAGGATAAACATCTCTTCTCCATCGAAGAGGCTCTCATTTCCATCCTTCCGTGCCTGTACTACACTGAGGAGCCTCTGGAAGAAACTGCAAATGTCCCTCAGGATTCTAAGAGCTGA